The DNA sequence CCGGCCTGGCGCGAGGGGCGAACAGGTCCGTCTGCACGGGGCCGGGCGCATCCAGCCCGAGCGCCTCGCGCACCGGCGCGAAGGACCGACGGTGGATGGGCAGCACGCCGCGCTCGCGCAGCGCCTGGAAGTGTTGCGCGGTGGGGTAGCCCTTGTGGGCCGCCAGCCCGTAGCCCGGATAGCGCGCGTCCAGCTCGCCCATGAGTCGGTCGCGCGTCGTCTTCGCGAGGATGGAGGCGGCGGCGATGCTCAGCGACAGGGCGTCGCCGTGGATGATGCCTCGCTGGGGAGCGGGGCACTCCGGGATGGTGCGTGCGTCCACCAGCACATAGTCGGGCCGGTGCGAGAGCCCCTCGACGGCCCGGCGCATCGCGAGGAGGCCCGCGTGGTAGATGTTGAGGCGGTCGATCTCCTCGACCTCCGCCTGGCCTATCGCCCACGCCACCGCGTCGCGCTTGATGGCCACGGCGAGCGCCTCGCGCTTGTCCGCGTCGAGGACCTTCTTCGAGTCATCCAGCCCCTTGAGCTTGAAGCCCTTGGGGAGGATGGCGGCGGCGGCGACCACGGGGCCGGCCAGCGGCGCCATGCCCGCCTCGTCCACCCCCGCGACCTTCATCAACCCCTGCTCCCACAGCTCGGTCTCGAAGCGCAGGAGGTGGCGCAGCCGCTGCCCCTCGGCGCGGTTCTTCTCCTGCCGGGAGCGGATGCGGCGAGCGAGGGTGCGCGCGCCCTGACGGGCATCTGCCTCCAGGGCCTGGAGCAGCCCCTGGGGCACGGCTTGCGCCTGGGTGACGTAGCGCTCGGTCAGCTCGGAGAGCGAGCACTGGAGAAGCGATTCCACGCTGTCGACGGACATGACGGGGCCTGCGAAGGGCTATGCCCTAGAGGTATCCGGGGGAACGACCTGCTGGACACTGCCAACACGCGCGGTCCCACAACATGCCCGGTCCTTGTCCGCCCGAGTGCACCGCTGTCCCGCCACCAGGAAGGGGAGGGAGGCCGGGCATCGGACAGCCGCGAGGACGTGACGCATGGCGCAAGCCGTACCCCAGGCGATGGGGTCGGCACAACCGCCAGAGGAGGGCTTCGAGTGGATTTCACCGGGACGCCAGGAACGCCCGGGCCGTCATTCGCTCAGCTGAAGGCGGAGGGCCGTGGGGACTGGCGCGCAGTGGCACGGGTCGCACGTCCACTCCACGCGCACCGCGGAGGACGTCTTCGAGCCCGCCGTCGCCACCACGTGCAGCGGGCCTGGGGAGAGCACCTCGTCGATGGCGGTGGTGACCCCCTGGTCATTGGTGAGGGCGGTGATGCTGACATTGGAGTCCAGGTTGGTGGCGACCACCGTCGCGCCCCGCACGAGCGCGCCGTCGGCCGCGACGACCTCCACGTGCAGTGCCAGCGGATCCGGTTGACAGGTGGACTCTGTCCGCGTGCCGCGAGGGGCGTCGTCGCACCCCGCCAGCAGCAGCAGCCCGAGGATTCCCGAGCGCCATGACCCGTGCCTCCGCTTCGCCCCCGTCCCACCCACCCGCGCCATGGAGGAGAAGGTGGGGCGGGGAGGTGTCGCTGGCAACGCGACTGTCGCGCGGAAGTCGCTCCTGTCGCGCCGGGCGTCCGGTGTTAGCTGGGCCCGGTGGCCTCGTCCCACGGCGCGCCGAGCCAGGCCTGGAACGCGGCCTTCTGCGCGTCGGTGGGCTTGTCCACCCGCACCAGGTACGCGGCCTCGGCGGGCTTCTGTCCCAGCACCACCGGCACGGTCAGCAACCGGTCGCGGCGGTAGAGCGTCACGCGCACCGTGTCGCCCGGGCGCTTGTCCTCGCAGCGCCCCACCAGCGCGGCGCCGTCCGCGCGCCAGCCGTCCAGCGCGACGATTTCATCCTCGGGATAGAGGCCGGCCTCCATCGCGGGCGAGCCCTCCAGCACCGAGGCGAGCGTGGCCTGTCCCTTCGTCGTCACGCCCAGCCAGCCCTTGGGCTTCTGCTCACTGGCCTTCACGCGGGGCGCGCTGCCGCCCTTGTCGCTCGCGGACTCGCGCGGGCGCAGGCGCAGCTCCAGACCCACGTGCGAGAACAGCGAGTAGTCCAGCTCCTCGGTGGAGCGCACCGCCCGGTCGAAGAAGGGCGTGAGGTCCGTGCCCGCCACCTCGCTGGCCAGCGCCTCCACGCCGTCCTCGGGCACCCCCGAGCCGTCGCCGTAGCGCTGCCACAGCCCGCGCATCACGTCGTCCAGGCCGCGCGTGTCCTGGGTCGCGCGGCGCAGCTCCAGGTCCAGCAGCGCGGAGACGACCTCGCCCTTGAGATAGTAGGAGATGGCGCTGTTGAGCGAGTTCTCGTCCGGGCGGTAGTGCTTCACCCAGCTCACCAGCGATGCCTCGGCCAGTGTCTGTGTCTTGCGGCCCGGCGTGGACTGGAGCGCGGTCAAAGTCTCGCCCAACCGCTGGAGGTAGCGCGCGGCGGACATGAGCCCCGCGCGGCGCACGAGCAGGTTGTCGTAGTACGCCGTGGCGCCCTCGAAGGCCCACAAGAGCGTGGTGTAGTTCTCCTGCGCGTAGTCGAACGGCACGAGCGCGCGTGGCTTCACCCGCTTGATGTTCCACAGGTGGAAGTACTCGTGCGCCGCCAGGGTGAGGAAGTCCTCCCAGCCGCGGTGCGAGCCCAGCCCGAGCCGGGGGAAGACGAGGACGGTCGACGCCTGGTGCTCCAGTCCGCCCCGGCCCTTGTCCGAGAGGTAGACGAGGAACAGGTAGCGCTTCATCGGGAGCGAGCCGCCGTACATCCGCGCCTGCGTCTCGCACACCCGCTGGAGGTCCGCGCAGAGCTTCTCCGCGTCCGGAACGCTGTCGCCCCACACCACGACGTCATGGGGCACGCCCGCGGCGGTGAAGGTCAGCGGCGTGTGTGGCCCCACCTCGAAGGGGCTGTCGATGAGCGTGTCCAGGTCCTCGGCCACGAAGGCGCCGTCCTGCTGCTCCAGCGCGCAGAAGGCTCGCCAGCCCTCGGGCGCCACCACGGTGACGTGATGCGCGAGGCGCCGCGTGGCCTCCGTGTAGAGGAAGACGGTGGCGCCGTTGAAGTAGCCGTGGCTGCCATCCAGGTGGCTGGTGCGCACCGTCAGCTCATTCGCGTAGACGCGGTAGCGCAGGGTGACGGCCTGCCCACCGGCCTGCACGCGCCACGTGCGCTTGTCCACGCGCGACACCGGCAGCGGGCGGCCTTGCGCGTCCTGCGCGGACACGTCCTGCACGTGCCGCGCGAACTCGCGCACCAGATAGCTGCCCGGCGTCCACACCGGCATCAGGGCCTCGAGCACGTCCGGGCCCGAGGGGAAGCGGGCCTCGACCTCGAAGAGGTGCGCGTGCGGCCGAGGCATGGAGACGCGATAGTGGACCGCTTCCGGCATGGACTTGTCCCTCGTGCGGATGTCCTACGGGCGCTTGGCCCGGACGAGCACGGCGCCGAAGAAGCCATCCGTGCCATGGGTGTGCGGAGCCAGTCGCAGGTACGGCCCAGGGCCCACCTTCGCGCCCAGCTCGGCGCCGAGCACCTCGGCCACCGGGCGCACCGTGAACTCCGGGTGGTGGGCGAGGAAGTGCTCGATGACCTGCTCGTTCTCCTCACGCAGCACGCTGCACGTGCCGTAGATGAGCCGGCCGCCTGGCTTCACGAGCTGGGCGAAGCGCGCGAGCAGCGTCTTCTGCCGCGCCACGTGCATGGCCAGGTCGTCGGGCGTCAGGCGGTAGCGCGCGTCCGGCTTGCGGCGGAAGGTGCCCGTGCCGCTGCACGGCGCGTCCACCAGCACGCGGTCCGCCTTGTCCTTCAAGGGCTCGAGCGCCGCGTCCACCTCAGGGCCTTCCGGCGGGATGAGCAGCGTGCG is a window from the Myxococcaceae bacterium JPH2 genome containing:
- a CDS encoding ribonuclease HII is translated as MSVDSVESLLQCSLSELTERYVTQAQAVPQGLLQALEADARQGARTLARRIRSRQEKNRAEGQRLRHLLRFETELWEQGLMKVAGVDEAGMAPLAGPVVAAAAILPKGFKLKGLDDSKKVLDADKREALAVAIKRDAVAWAIGQAEVEEIDRLNIYHAGLLAMRRAVEGLSHRPDYVLVDARTIPECPAPQRGIIHGDALSLSIAAASILAKTTRDRLMGELDARYPGYGLAAHKGYPTAQHFQALRERGVLPIHRRSFAPVREALGLDAPGPVQTDLFAPRARPAGSP
- a CDS encoding M61 family metallopeptidase, with the protein product MPEAVHYRVSMPRPHAHLFEVEARFPSGPDVLEALMPVWTPGSYLVREFARHVQDVSAQDAQGRPLPVSRVDKRTWRVQAGGQAVTLRYRVYANELTVRTSHLDGSHGYFNGATVFLYTEATRRLAHHVTVVAPEGWRAFCALEQQDGAFVAEDLDTLIDSPFEVGPHTPLTFTAAGVPHDVVVWGDSVPDAEKLCADLQRVCETQARMYGGSLPMKRYLFLVYLSDKGRGGLEHQASTVLVFPRLGLGSHRGWEDFLTLAAHEYFHLWNIKRVKPRALVPFDYAQENYTTLLWAFEGATAYYDNLLVRRAGLMSAARYLQRLGETLTALQSTPGRKTQTLAEASLVSWVKHYRPDENSLNSAISYYLKGEVVSALLDLELRRATQDTRGLDDVMRGLWQRYGDGSGVPEDGVEALASEVAGTDLTPFFDRAVRSTEELDYSLFSHVGLELRLRPRESASDKGGSAPRVKASEQKPKGWLGVTTKGQATLASVLEGSPAMEAGLYPEDEIVALDGWRADGAALVGRCEDKRPGDTVRVTLYRRDRLLTVPVVLGQKPAEAAYLVRVDKPTDAQKAAFQAWLGAPWDEATGPS
- a CDS encoding carboxypeptidase regulatory-like domain-containing protein; this translates as MARVGGTGAKRRHGSWRSGILGLLLLAGCDDAPRGTRTESTCQPDPLALHVEVVAADGALVRGATVVATNLDSNVSITALTNDQGVTTAIDEVLSPGPLHVVATAGSKTSSAVRVEWTCDPCHCAPVPTALRLQLSE